The genomic segment ATTATTTTTAAGTGCAAACGTTATGCTCCTTATCCTCGAGGCAATTGTTTACTCTGCAAGTGGCGAAAAATAGTAGTGATGATGAATGAAATTTTGACATCGAATGTATATGCAGTGGAAAAAATTACACATTAGCCCCCACCGTTGGCGCTCGAGCTCGACCGAAACGGGGCTTTGTAGGAATAACGCTGCGGCCGAGTAAGGATTACTTACATTGCCACTGCAGAGAAAGAATCGGCTGGGCTGAATCAACACACGAATGAAAATGAATAGCTATTTCGCGCTCAATGCAGACAATTAGATCGTTGCTCGTTTAACTATTTGGCGGGGCCCCATTTGCAGCTACGATTGTGAGCCATGTCCTTATAATTTACAGAGAAAACGCTGGCTCACGACCTTGACGAGATTTGACCCACTCGGCGCTAGGGCCTTTTTACGAAGGTGTTTTGTGATAAACCGTGTCTAAACGAGGTCCGCTTCCTCTTGTCTAAGCGTTAACACCTCATAACCCGTCTGCGTGACCAAAATAGTGTGCTCCCACTGAGCAGAAAGCTTTTTATCAGCGGTAATCACTGTCCAGCCGTCTTTCTTGGTCTTAGTTTTCGCCTTGCCTTGGTTAATCATTGGTTCAATGGTAAACGTCATGCCCGGTTGCAAGGATATTCCTGTTGCTGGCTTTCCATAGTGAAGCACTTGCGGCTCTTCATGCATTTCTCGGCCTATCCCGTGCCCACAAAACTCTTTGACCACAGAATAACCTTTTCCCTCTGCTAAGGTTTGTATTGCTGCGCCAATATCCCCTAACGTCGCTCCTGGCTTTACTTTGTTAATACCTGCCCACATAGCCTCGTAGGTCGTTTTAACAAGGCGTTTGGCCAGAGGGTCAGCCTCCGTCATTACGTACATTTTGCTAGAGTCAGTGATAAAGCCATTCTTCTCAAGTGTGATGTCTAGGTTAATAATATCTCGTGATTTAAGCCGGTAGCTATCACGCGGTACACCATGACAAACCACTTCGTTTACGGAAGAGTTTAACGCGAATTGATAGCCGTATTGCCCTACACTTGCGGGTCTTGCATTTAAGGTATTTCGAATAAAGTCATCGACTTGATTGTTAATCTCTAACGTAGACACCCCTTCTTGCACAAAATCGTCTAGCATGTGAAAGACTTGCGCTAGAAGTCTTCCTGACGAGCGCATCAACTCAATTTCTTCTATGGTTTTTATATTTACTTGCATACTATTTTACGACTTTCAAAACGCTATCGGCGTTT from the Paraglaciecola mesophila genome contains:
- the map gene encoding type I methionyl aminopeptidase produces the protein MQVNIKTIEEIELMRSSGRLLAQVFHMLDDFVQEGVSTLEINNQVDDFIRNTLNARPASVGQYGYQFALNSSVNEVVCHGVPRDSYRLKSRDIINLDITLEKNGFITDSSKMYVMTEADPLAKRLVKTTYEAMWAGINKVKPGATLGDIGAAIQTLAEGKGYSVVKEFCGHGIGREMHEEPQVLHYGKPATGISLQPGMTFTIEPMINQGKAKTKTKKDGWTVITADKKLSAQWEHTILVTQTGYEVLTLRQEEADLV